One Triplophysa rosa linkage group LG9, Trosa_1v2, whole genome shotgun sequence genomic window carries:
- the nkx3.3 gene encoding NK3 homeobox 3: MANKCTSFSIHNILNRGSESERNTCLDEDADERANGDREAQDCSGSSLSVRSESAERRISSCELVLDSSSSSDQHSCEEESTGEDTSQLERRHDHDIDREKSQSCNFGDNNSKSSKKRSRAAFSHAQVYELERRFHLQRYLSGPERADLAGALKLTETQVKIWFQNRRYKTKRRQMAAELATTPTTTLAKRVAVKVLVNNDHRQYSAEDLLSAHPLHPSFPYYPYMFCFQPWTSGNTLSGGLY, encoded by the exons atggcgAATAAATGCACCTCCTTTTCAATTCATAACATATTAAACCGAGGAAGTGAATCCGAGAGAAATACCTGTCTTGATGAGGACGCAGATGAACGGGCGAACGGGGACAGAGAGGCACAGGACTGCTCCGGTTCATCTCTGTCGGTGCGATCCGAGAGCGCAGAGAGGCGCATCTCTTCCTGCGAGCTTGTGTTAGACTCATCATCATCCTCGGACCAGCATTCATGCGAGGAAGAATCCACAGGGGAAGACACATCACAACTAGAAAGACGACACG ATCACGACATTGATCGAGAGAAGTCCCAGAGCTGTAACTTCGGAGACAATAATTCCAAATCGAGTAAGAAAAGGTCCCGTGCCGCCTTCTCCCACGCGCAGGTGTACGAGCTGGAGAGGCGCTTTCACCTGCAGCGCTACCTGTCCGGACCAGAGCGCGCGGACCTGGCAGGAGCCCTCAAACTGACCGAGACGCAGGTGAAAATATGGTTCCAGAACAGGAGATACAAAACCAAACGGCGACAAATGGCGGCCGAGCTTGCGACAACTCCCACGACAACCCTGGCGAAGAGAGTGGCGGTGAAGGTGCTTGTGAACAACGACCATAGGCAATACAGCGCCGAGGACCTGCTCAGTGCGCATCCCTTACACCCATCATTCCCTTACTATCCGTATATGTTCTGCTTTCAGCCGTGGACCTCAGGAAACACTTTAAGCGGTGGCTTGTACTGA
- the nkx2.3 gene encoding homeobox protein Nkx-2.3 — MMLPSPVTSTPFSVKDILKLEQQSRQSRLQSLHPAQYHAQLHPEPQERFQTPSSSFLGGGDSPGFSDGEDKMSFLNSFSMQDSLVESSLSPPMFVHPALGHVDTKLEDELEDHETKSCCAIIRSPECGADAHSDTERAQRQRTRRKPRVLFSQAQVFELERRFKQQRYLSAPEREHLASTLKLTSTQVKIWFQNRRYKCKRQRQDKTLEMAGHHHPPPPRRVAVPVLVRDGKPCLTGSQSYNATYAVNPGPYSYNGYSSYNNAAYTNPYSCTYPSLPPLPTNTSTNALMSMSLNNLGTYSQPQTSQGTPVSACQGTLQGIRAW; from the exons ATGATGCTTCCGAGCCCGGTTACATCAACGCCGTTTTCTGTGAAGGATATACTGAAATTGGAACAGCAATCTCGCCAGTCTCGCCTTCAGTCTCTGCACCCAGCGCAATACCACGCACAGCTTCACCCGGAACCGCAGGAGAGATTTCAGACACCTTCATCCAGTTTTCTCGGAGGTGGAGACAGCCCCGGCTTCTCAGACGGCGAGGACAAGATGTCTTTTCTGAACTCTTTCTCCATGCAGGATAGCTTGGTAGAGAGCAGCCTTTCACCTCCCATGTTCGTCCATCCGGCACTGGGACACGTCGACACCAAACTTGAAGATGAACTTGAGGACCATGAAACAA AAAGCTGCTGTGCCATCATAAGGTCCCCGGAGTGTGGGGCTGACGCGCACTCGGACACAGAGCGAGCGCAGCGGCAGAGGACGCGACGCAAGCCGCGGGTTCTCTTCAGCCAGGCGCAGGTCTTCGAGCTGGAGAGGCGCTTCAAGCAGCAGCGCTATTTGTCGGCTCCCGAGAGAGAACATTTGGCTAGTACCCTGAAACTGACATCGACGCAGGTCAAAATTTGGTTTCAAAACCGTAGATATAAATGCAAGCGACAGCGTCAAGACAAAACACTGGAAATGGCAGGACACCACCATCCGCCGCCACCCAGGAGAGTGGCCGTGCCCGTGCTGGTCCGGGATGGCAAGCCGTGTTTAACGGGATCACAGAGTTACAACGCCACGTACGCTGTGAACCCTGGTCCATACAGTTATAATGGTTATTCGTCTTACAATAACGCCGCGTATACAAACCCTTACAGCTGTACTTATCCCAGCCTTCCGCCACTTCCAACCAACACATCTACCAACGCATTGATGAGTATGAGTCTGAACAACCTCGGAACATATTCCCAACCCCAGACATCACAAGGGACGCCTGTGTCGGCCTGTCAAGGGACTTTGCAGGGTATTCGTGCGTGGTAG
- the got1 gene encoding aspartate aminotransferase, cytoplasmic produces MSIFGEVPQADPVAVFKLTADFREDQSPNKVNLGVGAYRTDDCQPWVLPVVRKVEKIIAEDHSLNHEYLPILGLPEFRSSASKIALGADSPAIRENRVGAVQCLGGTGALKIGAEFLRRWYNGTDNTKTPVYVSAPTWENHNAVFSNSGFEDIRPYKYWDGEKRGLDLAGLLGDLESAPDHSIFVLHACAHNPTGTDPTQDQWKKIADIMKRKNLFAFFDSAYQGFASGNLDQDAWAVRYFMSHGFELFCAQSFSKNFGLYNERVGNLTVVAKDQDNLNHVLSQMEKIVRITWSNPPSQGARLVAITLNSPELFAEWKDNVKTMADRVLLMRAQLKDKLKSLGTPGTWEHITEQIGMFSFTGLNPKQVEYMIKEKHVYLMASGRINMCGLTSKNIDYVAESIHEAVTRVQ; encoded by the exons ATGTCGATATTTGGTGAAGTCCCGCAGGCTGACCCTGTCGCAGTGTTCAAACTGACAGCCGATTTCCGCGAGGATCAGAGTCCCAACAAGGTGAACCTTGGAGTCGGAG CCTACAGAACAGATGATTGTCAACCCTGGGTTCTCCCTGTTGTAAGAAAAGTGGAGAAGATTATTGCTGAAGATCATAGTTTGAACCACGAGTACCTCCCCATCCTGGGCCTGCCAGAGTTCCGTTCCAGCGCTTCTAAGATCGCCCTCGGAGCTGACAGTCCTGCCATCAGAGAGAACCGG GTAGGTGCTGTTCAGTGTTTGGGTGGTACAGGCGCTCTGAAGATCGGCGCAGAGTTTCTTCGCCGTTGGTACAACGGAACTGATAACACAAAAACTCCAGTTTATGTGTCTGCACCCACATGGG AGAATCACAATGCAGTTTTCTCTAATTCTGGGTTTGAGGACATCCGTCCATACAAATATTGGGACGGAGAGAAGCGTGGACTCGATCTGGCAGGTTTGCTGGGTGACCTGGAG AGTGCACCGGATCACTCCATCTTTGTGCTGCATGCCTGCGCTCACAACCCCACCGGAACAGATCCCACCCAGGACCAATGGAAGAAGATCGCTGACATCATGAAG CGGAAGAATCTTTTTGCCTTCTTTGATTCAGCCTATCAGGGTTTTGCATCAGGAAATTTAGATCAGGACGCATGGGCTGTTCGCTACTTCATGTCCCATGGGTTTGAATTGTTCTGTGCTCAGTCGTTCTCGAAGAACTTTGGCCTGTACA ATGAGAGAGTGGGAAATCTGACCGTAGTAGCCAAGGACCAGGACAACCTAAACCATGTCCTGTCTCAAATGGAGAAGATTGTGCGAATCACCTGGTCCAACCCTCCGTCCCAGGGTGCGCGCTTGGTCGCCATTACACTTAACAGCCCTGAGCTCTTTGCTGAATG GAAGGACAATGTGAAGACCATGGCAGACAGGGTGCTATTGATGCGTGCTCAGCTGAAGGACAAGCTGAAGTCTCTAGGAACTCCAGGAACATGGGAGCACATCACCGAACAGATCGGCATGTTCAGCTTCACGGGACTCAACC cTAAGCAAGTGGAGTATATGATCAAAGAAAAGCACGTTTACCTAATGGCAAGCGGGCGCATCAACATGTGTGGCCTCACCTCCAAAAACATCGACTATGTGGCCGAGTCTATTCATGAGGCCGTCACCAGAGTCCAATAA